The genomic interval GGCGCCCGCCCGTGCTGCCGTCCGCGGCACGACTGCCCGCGGACGGCGGCGGGTTGCATGGTCACCGGCGGGTGACGCCCTCAGGGGCGCGGGGAACTGCGCGACCGGCCGCGGCCGGGCCGCACTCGTCGTTCGACCGTGTCCGGCAGGGCGCTGGAGGCGAGGCCGACCGGCGGGGCGCCTTCCTCAGAGGGGGTGTCCCCGGCGCCCGCCCGTGCTGCCGTCCGCGGCACGACTGCCCGCGGACGGCGGCGGGTGACAACGCCCTCACGAGGAGGATTCCGCCACTGCCGCGCTCTCCGGGGCCGGTGGAGCAGCGGCCGGTTCCGACGCTTCCGTGTCCGCCGCGAGCGCCGCCGCCGCGGCGACCTTCTCCGTGGCCGCCTTGTCCAGCCGCACCGCCTCCGGCACCGGACCCGGCTCCTCGTCCGCCGGGGTCGTGCGGGGCGGGAGCAGGTCGAGGACGGCCTGGCGGTGGGTCTCGCTGGTCGCGTCGTCGTAGGGGTCCGGGGTCGCCGGGACCTGGAGGCGGTGGACCGGGCCCGTGCCGAGGCGGGCGTAGCCGCGTCCGGGCGGCACCTGGTCGACCGGCGTGGTGTGCGGGGGCGCGCCCAGCACGGTCTCGAGCTGGGCGGCCGTGGCGGGGCCGAGCACGACGCGCGCGCGGGTGTGCTGCCGTACCGGGCCGGCCAGGGCGTCGAGGCCGTCGAACTGTTCCGCGACCACCACGGTGACGTTCGCCGCGCGGCCGTGCCGCAGCGGGGCCTGGAGCAGGGACTGCGGATCGGTGCTGTCCTCCGCCGCGGCCAGGTGGGTGAAGACGCTCGGCCGGTCCAGCAGCAGCCACAGGGGGCGCCGGGTGTCCTCCGGCGGCGGGTCGCCCGCCTGGTGCGCCTTGCTGGCCGCGGTCAGCCGGCGCTCGGTCTCGTGGGCCGCCCACTCCAGGCTGGTCAGCGCCCCCGACAGGGCGCACTCGACGGCGAGCACGCCGTCCCGGCCGGTGAGACAGGCGTACTCGCCGGTCCCGCCGCCGTCCACGATCACCACGTCGCCGTGGTGCAGCGCCTGGAGGGCGATGGAGCGCAGCAGGGTCGAGGTGCCGCTGCCCGGCTGGCCGACCGCGAGCAGGTGCGGCTCGGTGGAGCGGACGCCGGTGCGCCACACGACCGGCGGGACGTCGGTCCGCTCCTCGCCGTGCGGGCCGTGGGTGAGCGGCAGCGTCCGCTGCACGCGCGTGGGGTCGGTGAAGCCGAGCACCGTCTCGCCGGGGGCCGTGACGAAGGGCTGTGCGGCGATGTCGGTGGGCAGCGGGGCGAGGACGCGGACGGTGAGCTGGTTGGCCTCCTCGTCCCACGCGAAGTGGTACTCCCGGCCGCGCCCGCACTTGGCGCCGAGCAGGTGCTCGATCCGCGCGCGGGACTCCGGCTCGGCGTCCGTGAAGTAGGCCGGGTAGGCGATCACCAGGTGCGCGAGGCGGCCGTCGCCGTCGAACTCGTACTCGGAGAAGACCTCCCCCCAGTCGCCGCCGCGGGCGTACAGCGGCTCGGGGTCGTCGCTCGCCGAGAAGTACGGCACCAGGGCCTCGTACAGCGACTTCAGACGCTGTGACTGGCCGGGGGCGGGCCCGGCGGGCGTCGCGGGCGTGCGGTCCCGTCCGTGCCAGGCCGCCGCCGCCATCAGGGCGACGACGGCGAGCAGCGGGCCGTACGGCGCGAGCGCCACGGCCAGCAGCACCGCCGCCAGGCCGAAGAGCAGCGTGCCGCGCCGCTCCTTCGGGGTGTCGGCCCACCTGCGCCGTCCGGCCGAGGCCAGCCGGCGCAGCCCGCGCGTGATGGTGATCAGCGGGTGGAGGACGTCCGTGGCGCTGTCGGCCGCCGTCCTGGCCAGCTCCCGGCTCCGGGCGAGCTGGGCGCTGCCGTTGCTGAGGACGCGGGGAAGGGGACGCCGGGCCACTGCTGTCTCCAGAGGGTGCGTACGGGCGGGCGGGGCGTGGTGGGGCGGGTCAGAACTTGAACCCGCCCAGGAGGCCGGCGAGGCTCTCGCCGCCCGCCTTGATGCTCGGCGCGATGGCCGTGCTGGCCAGATAGAAGCCGAACAGCATCGCCACCAGTGCGTGCGACAGCTTCAGTCCGTCCTTGCGGAAGAAGATGAAGACGACGATGCCGAGCAGCACCACGCATGAGATCGAGATGATCATGTGAGTTCTCCTGGTTCGCGGGGACAGTCACCATGAGTCCTTCCCTGATCACAGCATGTGTCTATACGATAAAAGGTGCAACTGGGTGGATATCCGCCCCGAATGCCCGGCGGAGTCCGCGCTGAGCATTACCTCGGGCGCGTCAGGTCATGTGCCGCCCGAGCCAGTACCCTGGCGATTCACCCGTACGGCTGCCCACGTGCAGACGTACGCCCTGTTCCCGATGTGTCCCCGTGCAGTGAGAGGCGGTCCGGCGATGAGTGAAGCCCCCGACCCCGAGGTCGTGGAGCTGGCGACCAAGATCTTCGATCTGGCCCGGCGCGGCCGCACCGAGGAGCTCGTGGCCTACGTCGACGCGGGCGTCCCCGCCGACCTCACCAACGACCGCGGCGACTCCCTCGTGATGCTCGCCGCCTACCACGGCCACGCCGGTGCGGTGCGCGCCCTGCTGGCCCGCGGCGCCGACGCCGACCGCGTCAACGACCGCGGCCAGACGCCACTCGCGGGAGCGGTGTTCAAGGGGGAGACCGACGTCGTCAAGGCCCTCCTGGAGGGTGGCGCCGACCCCTCCGCGGGCACCCCGTC from Streptomyces sp. DH-12 carries:
- a CDS encoding ankyrin repeat domain-containing protein — translated: MSEAPDPEVVELATKIFDLARRGRTEELVAYVDAGVPADLTNDRGDSLVMLAAYHGHAGAVRALLARGADADRVNDRGQTPLAGAVFKGETDVVKALLEGGADPSAGTPSAVDTARMFARTELLELFGEG